The following coding sequences are from one Desulfosporosinus orientis DSM 765 window:
- a CDS encoding CBS domain-containing protein: MKITLGQIMVPLDEYPIVSEEESLEKAIELLTEEFKQRDNRWHNFEAVLTTNSEGEITGMLTLRFALDAVRELKFPSLRHRLAELFAEEPVKRSPLQVKDILHPLKSRLIDISVELDEAIAFLLKHNLNSILVAKNQQIVGVVRTMDLFWYIGDVL, from the coding sequence ATGAAAATCACTCTTGGCCAAATCATGGTTCCTCTAGATGAATACCCCATTGTTTCAGAAGAAGAGTCCCTTGAAAAGGCCATAGAGTTATTGACGGAAGAATTTAAGCAAAGGGATAACCGCTGGCATAATTTTGAAGCTGTACTAACCACCAACTCTGAGGGCGAGATTACCGGAATGCTTACCCTGCGATTTGCCTTAGATGCTGTTCGGGAACTAAAATTCCCAAGTCTCCGTCATAGACTGGCAGAGCTCTTCGCTGAGGAGCCCGTAAAGAGAAGCCCGCTTCAGGTTAAAGACATCCTACATCCCTTGAAAAGCAGATTAATTGATATTTCTGTCGAGTTAGATGAAGCCATTGCTTTTCTTTTAAAGCATAATCTAAACTCCATTCTGGTTGCGAAAAACCAACAAATTGTCGGTGTCGTCCGAACCATGGATTTATTCTGGTATATTGGCGATGTTTTATAA
- the atoS gene encoding two-component system sensor histidine kinase AtoS produces MRIRIVHDGFIDHLLKIIALLLLIPIGLAGYLYYLVHSTELGLIDNQRKAMETAMTYLDENLNGTFNKMIEDIGAGNMTQRDQAKALNKSLQPIIVEAKREYPNLDLGYYWKDYDVILDGDNVHLRENFSKRRKNNFEDALETKNMVFQVFGGITENGQLEAYRPIIRDGITIGAVWASSDFKPISQKIDNMKQIVYGIITLGILFALGGTISLVRKFAGSVNEVKRNLTTISNDPTYIIPRAPGELGEITDAINQMYNKLIDVQNYNQEILTSIDDGIITVNKEQKLVSINHAACHMLNLSKDYLGLTMQDIFPEDSPFIDCVKNTLLQNKPVKDIQVFYQDSPGSHLHLLISTSLMVNVRQDLVGALLHFRDITEMVRLREDINRQERFASLGKIIAGVAHEIRSPLTSITGYMQFWNQGHVPSQKSLNIVNREMTRLATITDELLQFARPSRATMQPCAINSLVRRVVQFLGDAHGDKIEFAAKYEDELPDVIMDEHQIEKVLSNIMYNAFQSTQGKGKLETTTFYDEEKNMVGVSIKDNGCGISEENLGKVFEPFFTTKSKGTGLGLAIAREIIEAHKGFYEVESTVNVGTIMTIYLPIAERGDKNG; encoded by the coding sequence ATGAGGATAAGGATTGTCCATGATGGATTCATTGATCACTTGCTAAAAATCATTGCTCTTCTGTTGTTGATACCCATAGGGCTGGCGGGATATCTCTATTATCTGGTACATTCCACTGAACTGGGCCTGATTGATAATCAGCGTAAGGCTATGGAAACGGCTATGACCTATCTGGATGAAAATTTAAACGGAACCTTTAATAAAATGATTGAGGATATTGGGGCTGGGAATATGACCCAAAGGGATCAAGCTAAGGCTCTCAACAAATCCTTACAACCTATTATAGTTGAAGCAAAGAGAGAATACCCAAATTTGGATTTAGGATATTACTGGAAAGATTATGACGTCATTTTAGATGGAGATAATGTTCATTTACGAGAAAACTTTTCCAAGCGAAGAAAGAATAATTTTGAGGATGCCCTTGAGACTAAGAATATGGTCTTTCAGGTTTTTGGCGGTATAACCGAAAATGGACAACTGGAAGCCTATCGGCCCATTATTAGGGACGGTATAACAATTGGTGCTGTCTGGGCTAGTTCGGATTTTAAACCCATATCTCAAAAGATTGATAATATGAAACAAATTGTTTATGGAATTATTACTTTAGGGATTTTGTTTGCTCTTGGCGGGACAATCAGTCTGGTTCGAAAATTTGCCGGGAGTGTTAATGAAGTTAAGCGGAATCTGACCACAATATCCAATGATCCTACCTATATTATCCCGAGGGCGCCGGGAGAACTTGGGGAGATTACGGATGCCATCAACCAAATGTACAATAAGCTAATTGATGTTCAAAACTATAACCAAGAAATCTTAACCAGCATTGATGACGGAATAATTACGGTTAATAAAGAACAAAAGCTTGTGAGCATCAATCACGCTGCCTGTCATATGCTCAATCTTAGTAAGGATTATTTAGGATTAACTATGCAGGATATTTTTCCGGAGGATAGTCCCTTTATCGATTGCGTCAAGAATACTCTTCTTCAAAATAAGCCTGTAAAAGATATACAGGTTTTCTACCAGGATTCGCCGGGCAGTCACCTCCATTTGCTGATCAGCACATCTCTAATGGTAAATGTACGTCAGGACCTTGTGGGGGCGCTCTTACACTTCCGCGATATCACAGAAATGGTTCGCTTGAGGGAAGATATCAATCGGCAGGAGAGATTTGCATCATTAGGAAAGATTATTGCCGGAGTTGCTCATGAAATTAGAAGTCCTTTAACCTCAATTACCGGGTATATGCAGTTCTGGAACCAGGGACATGTCCCATCGCAAAAATCATTAAACATCGTGAACAGGGAAATGACCCGCTTGGCGACGATCACAGATGAATTATTACAATTTGCCCGCCCTTCCCGGGCTACGATGCAGCCCTGTGCCATTAACAGCCTGGTAAGAAGAGTGGTTCAGTTTTTAGGCGATGCCCATGGGGATAAGATAGAATTTGCTGCGAAGTATGAAGATGAACTTCCGGATGTGATCATGGATGAGCATCAGATTGAGAAAGTTCTCTCAAACATTATGTATAATGCTTTTCAATCAACCCAAGGAAAGGGTAAATTAGAGACAACAACCTTTTATGACGAAGAAAAAAATATGGTTGGAGTGTCCATTAAAGATAACGGCTGTGGTATTTCAGAAGAAAATTTAGGAAAGGTTTTTGAACCATTTTTCACGACCAAATCAAAAGGTACCGGTTTAGGTTTGGCGATTGCCCGGGAAATTATCGAAGCTCATAAGGGTTTCTATGAAGTTGAAAGCACTGTTAATGTAGGTACAATCATGACAATCTATTTACCAATAGCTGAGAGGGGTGACAAGAATGGCTAG
- a CDS encoding sigma-54-dependent transcriptional regulator, which produces MARVLVIDDEEGVCELLRDVLESAGYEVYVTYTAAEGMEALDNFNPDTILLDIKLPDDDGIKVMERIKDIGVSVPVILMTAFGTTEIAIQAMKEGAHDYLNKPLNLDELILSVQKAVRMKNLVSEVATLREKLEDDLNQSDNFIGESRIMQEISKTIGRISDSDITVLIQGESGTGKEVVAQSIHKNSKRSHCPYIKINCATIPENLMESELFGHEKGAFTGAITQKLGKFELAHSGTIFLDEIGELTHQAQTKLLRVLQEREFERVGGINSIKVDIRILAATNKELQKLVEEGKFREDLFYRLNVVNIKLPPLKERKEDITPLANYFINRFALKHAKRITSISKEALKLMLNYSWPGNVRELKNTCEQAVVMARGAVILPDDLGIFDGNPQPFQNSDSELNLTLRLKRPLKDILAEVEKQVIVKTLRDHNWNRQDSANTLGLNRRSLYAKMKEYDLL; this is translated from the coding sequence ATGGCTAGAGTTCTGGTAATTGACGATGAAGAGGGCGTCTGTGAACTGCTGCGTGATGTTCTGGAAAGTGCGGGGTATGAAGTTTATGTGACCTATACGGCGGCAGAGGGAATGGAGGCTTTAGATAATTTTAATCCTGATACTATTCTCTTAGATATTAAGCTTCCTGATGATGATGGCATCAAAGTTATGGAACGAATTAAAGATATTGGAGTTAGTGTACCTGTCATTTTGATGACTGCCTTTGGTACCACTGAAATAGCTATACAAGCTATGAAGGAAGGGGCTCATGACTACCTTAATAAACCCCTCAACCTGGACGAACTCATTTTGTCCGTTCAGAAAGCCGTAAGGATGAAGAATCTTGTCTCTGAGGTTGCTACCCTTCGTGAAAAGTTAGAAGATGATCTGAATCAATCGGATAACTTTATTGGGGAATCCAGAATCATGCAGGAGATTTCTAAAACCATTGGCAGAATATCGGATAGTGATATAACCGTCTTAATTCAAGGTGAGAGCGGAACAGGCAAAGAAGTGGTTGCCCAATCCATTCATAAAAACAGTAAACGAAGTCATTGTCCCTATATAAAAATTAATTGTGCCACCATTCCGGAAAATCTGATGGAAAGCGAATTGTTTGGGCATGAAAAAGGAGCCTTCACAGGAGCCATTACTCAGAAACTGGGTAAATTTGAACTTGCTCACAGTGGGACAATTTTTCTTGATGAGATCGGAGAATTAACCCACCAGGCTCAAACCAAACTTCTCCGTGTGCTGCAGGAGCGGGAGTTTGAACGAGTTGGAGGAATTAATAGTATTAAGGTGGATATCCGCATTCTGGCAGCTACTAATAAAGAGTTACAAAAGTTAGTTGAGGAAGGAAAATTCAGAGAGGATCTATTTTATCGACTGAACGTTGTTAATATCAAGCTTCCCCCTCTCAAGGAGAGAAAAGAAGATATTACCCCTTTAGCCAATTACTTTATTAATCGATTTGCTTTAAAGCATGCCAAAAGAATTACCAGTATATCTAAAGAAGCATTAAAGCTCATGCTTAATTACTCATGGCCAGGTAATGTAAGAGAATTAAAAAATACCTGTGAGCAAGCGGTTGTCATGGCCAGAGGGGCCGTTATTTTGCCGGATGATCTTGGTATTTTTGATGGAAATCCTCAACCCTTTCAAAACTCAGACTCAGAACTTAATCTAACCCTAAGACTAAAGCGGCCCCTTAAAGATATCCTGGCTGAGGTGGAAAAACAGGTGATTGTCAAAACATTAAGAGACCACAACTGGAATAGACAAGATTCAGCCAATACCTTGGGCTTAAATCGACGATCCCTTTATGCAAAGATGAAAGAATATGATCTTTTGTAG
- a CDS encoding CBS domain-containing protein produces the protein MIPIDHFLTINQYDSVREALKLMRESFHQESAWQGPQVLIVVDNHQKPVGLLTLKCLLKSSQLKQLQESTYFKSECVSWHYINKCQKSGIAVRELMRPIHCFFFDYHHFDIITAAAVFTRNGINYIPVLKNHELIGIINKSKLFYELQFLNTTSPKSLRAFDSLSRNLKDIKSSMSMLFAGIFPSDIRKLDKRLPKF, from the coding sequence ATGATACCTATAGATCATTTTCTGACCATCAACCAATACGACTCAGTGCGTGAAGCCTTAAAGTTAATGAGAGAATCCTTTCATCAAGAGTCTGCCTGGCAAGGTCCTCAAGTCTTAATTGTTGTGGATAATCACCAAAAGCCTGTTGGACTTCTGACCCTGAAATGTTTGCTCAAATCCTCTCAGCTAAAGCAATTACAAGAAAGCACATACTTTAAGTCTGAATGCGTCAGTTGGCATTATATTAATAAATGTCAAAAATCAGGAATTGCCGTCAGAGAACTCATGCGGCCGATTCACTGTTTCTTCTTTGATTATCATCATTTTGACATCATAACTGCTGCGGCGGTATTCACCCGCAACGGTATAAACTATATACCAGTTCTTAAGAATCATGAGCTGATTGGCATCATTAATAAATCCAAACTTTTCTACGAATTACAGTTCTTAAATACCACCTCTCCCAAGAGCCTTAGGGCATTTGATTCACTGTCCAGAAATTTAAAGGACATAAAAAGCAGTATGTCTATGCTTTTTGCCGGTATCTTTCCGTCGGATATCAGAAAACTTGATAAGCGGCTGCCCAAGTTTTGA